A genomic window from Leptolyngbya sp. BL0902 includes:
- a CDS encoding type II toxin-antitoxin system HicB family antitoxin codes for MNRYSMIVQWSDEDQLFLVTIPEFAELVIMPCTHGKTREEAIRNGEEVIEMYLEAWQAEGDPIPAPRTLQVA; via the coding sequence ATGAATCGATATAGCATGATTGTTCAGTGGTCAGACGAAGATCAGCTTTTTCTTGTCACCATCCCAGAATTTGCCGAACTTGTCATCATGCCCTGCACCCACGGCAAAACCCGTGAAGAAGCCATCCGTAATGGCGAAGAAGTCATCGAAATGTACCTAGAAGCATGGCAAGCCGAAGGAGATCCTATTCCAGCACCTAGAACCCTGCAAGTTGCCTAG
- a CDS encoding AAA family ATPase gives MEKIIDDLEKILSEIENLKGKEMRKKRNEYVRNIIQAQNLSNSDFSTKVLFRLTNTPHQKQFITACLLRLLCHNEDVIWEDMDFRNKTFELFDEQFEDKIYLSLKIDKRLENHEKLSKLKSIEEGIIREFSDIKSNLKNLNLAIDYQQTIMKTLRKPMNRFFLGNFINSSFLSEERLKELFDALQSYNEASGISRVEVFENVDSIFLAYESDVNQCHSQLASICLKNIFSRIHELIRDDFGNNDIIKPANITFDHPSRKYPLHKIGEAIELKFLLENKGPGHAFNVEVEVLDSDGVSSDFSQIIATEMKVEQIAIIVPVTILSQKTNIPSLLIQYSWMNYDGHCTTEEYLFEIEAQKEDVDWDNLKLRTPYSLQAVTTEEELVGRKELVANIYTKLISDTIQSVIIFGQKRVGKTSIAQAISNKIQKEENFISVFIKVGDLDKTSPRNFVKTLGEAIVEETLYCDEINQMRIEKPVFDTVLSPPLATYFKRIKRLSPKLKFIIIIDEFDEIPSDLYRYTDIGNTFFHNIRSLSQEGTQIGFILIGGENMQIIRQSTDRLNLFSPFQVDYFDKGKFFEDFRELIKHPVQDVLEFSDEAIDEIYKLTEGNPFFTKFICGHLFRKACDRKDSYISIDEAKESIVESIEMLDMVNVNHFWTDGIWEDQPERRDQTQTQRRKFLIAYSEIKRCNRKVEYQEVHQSRILTDVATDSMIENFVNRGILINEEGYFRLKPDLFDEWLIQRGSQLLTSSFSDANALEELKNKEDKAFVTSQEITELAKNWGLYRTDKITAENIRAWLNQFPNNLERRLMFKLLKNITFYSEVKVREKLKIIHNNVRKQMTFLIKDDEKYSREILLSSFDKPTKSSSSYARMYASENKVISTNVASLEDIPKSLQQDHDRRISAIVFIDDIIASGGSIIDGIERLNQLCGETIAERNIKVVISTICGLESGREAVESKVEKAIPFKVEIYMCDTLNDSNRCFTEASSIFDDEAERQKAKEIAHRYGVKIQKKQPLGFDGGQLLIVFYDTCPNNSLPILWCNVESSWTPLFRRF, from the coding sequence ATGGAAAAAATAATTGATGATCTTGAAAAAATACTTTCAGAAATAGAAAATCTGAAAGGCAAAGAAATGCGCAAAAAAAGAAATGAATATGTGCGGAACATTATTCAAGCTCAAAATCTCTCCAATTCAGACTTTTCAACAAAGGTTTTATTTAGGCTAACGAATACTCCTCACCAAAAACAGTTTATTACGGCGTGTTTACTAAGACTGCTTTGTCATAATGAAGATGTCATATGGGAGGACATGGATTTTCGCAATAAAACTTTCGAGCTTTTTGACGAGCAATTTGAAGATAAGATTTACCTCAGTCTAAAAATTGACAAGAGGCTAGAAAATCATGAAAAACTTTCTAAACTCAAAAGCATCGAAGAGGGAATAATACGGGAGTTTAGCGACATTAAATCAAACCTAAAAAATTTAAACCTTGCAATTGATTATCAACAGACAATCATGAAAACCTTGAGAAAGCCTATGAATAGGTTTTTTCTGGGAAATTTTATTAACTCTTCTTTTCTTTCAGAAGAGAGACTAAAAGAATTATTTGATGCCCTTCAATCTTACAATGAAGCATCTGGAATTTCTCGCGTAGAAGTTTTTGAAAATGTAGACAGCATTTTTTTGGCGTATGAAAGTGATGTCAATCAGTGCCATTCGCAGCTTGCATCAATCTGCCTAAAAAACATATTCTCTAGAATTCATGAATTAATCCGCGATGATTTTGGTAATAACGACATTATAAAACCAGCCAATATCACTTTTGATCACCCCAGTCGAAAGTATCCACTCCATAAGATTGGTGAAGCAATCGAACTAAAATTTCTTCTGGAAAATAAAGGCCCTGGACATGCATTTAACGTCGAAGTCGAAGTCTTAGACTCAGATGGGGTAAGTTCGGACTTTAGTCAAATTATAGCAACAGAAATGAAGGTTGAGCAAATTGCTATTATTGTACCAGTTACTATTTTATCTCAAAAAACTAATATTCCGAGTTTACTCATCCAATATTCATGGATGAATTATGATGGCCATTGTACTACTGAGGAATATCTATTTGAAATTGAAGCTCAGAAAGAAGATGTTGACTGGGACAACTTAAAGCTAAGAACTCCTTATAGCTTGCAAGCTGTTACAACAGAAGAAGAACTTGTAGGTCGCAAAGAACTGGTAGCTAATATATATACTAAATTGATTTCAGATACCATTCAGTCAGTGATAATATTTGGGCAAAAGCGCGTCGGAAAGACATCTATTGCACAAGCCATTTCAAATAAAATTCAGAAAGAAGAAAACTTTATTTCTGTATTTATAAAGGTTGGAGATTTAGATAAAACCTCTCCGAGAAATTTTGTCAAAACTCTTGGCGAGGCAATTGTAGAAGAGACTCTCTACTGTGACGAAATTAATCAAATGAGAATTGAAAAACCAGTCTTTGATACTGTTTTATCTCCTCCCCTTGCCACATACTTTAAACGTATCAAAAGACTTTCTCCAAAGTTGAAGTTCATTATCATAATTGACGAATTTGATGAAATCCCTAGCGATCTATATCGTTATACTGATATAGGAAATACATTTTTCCATAATATTCGCAGTCTAAGCCAGGAAGGTACTCAGATAGGCTTTATACTAATCGGTGGAGAAAACATGCAGATTATTCGCCAGTCTACTGATAGACTAAATCTCTTCTCACCGTTTCAGGTTGACTACTTCGACAAAGGAAAATTCTTCGAGGATTTTAGGGAACTGATAAAACATCCTGTTCAGGATGTGCTTGAGTTTAGCGATGAGGCTATTGATGAAATATATAAACTGACAGAAGGAAATCCATTTTTTACAAAATTTATTTGTGGCCATTTATTTAGAAAGGCTTGTGACAGAAAAGATTCATATATCTCGATTGATGAAGCTAAAGAATCAATAGTTGAATCAATTGAAATGTTAGATATGGTCAATGTTAATCACTTTTGGACTGATGGTATTTGGGAAGATCAACCTGAGCGAAGAGATCAAACTCAGACACAAAGAAGGAAGTTTCTAATAGCGTATTCGGAGATCAAGCGCTGTAATCGAAAGGTAGAGTATCAGGAAGTACATCAGTCTCGGATTTTAACTGATGTAGCGACTGACTCTATGATAGAAAATTTTGTCAACAGAGGCATACTTATCAATGAAGAAGGATATTTTCGTCTAAAGCCTGATCTCTTTGATGAATGGCTTATTCAAAGAGGTAGTCAACTGTTGACTAGCAGTTTCTCAGATGCTAATGCTCTTGAAGAATTAAAAAATAAGGAAGATAAAGCGTTTGTAACTAGTCAAGAAATAACTGAATTAGCGAAAAATTGGGGGCTATACCGAACCGATAAGATTACTGCTGAAAATATACGTGCTTGGTTAAATCAGTTTCCAAATAACTTAGAACGACGCCTCATGTTTAAATTGCTAAAAAATATTACGTTTTATAGCGAGGTCAAAGTTCGAGAAAAACTTAAAATCATTCATAACAATGTTAGGAAGCAAATGACTTTCCTCATTAAAGACGATGAGAAATATAGCCGTGAGATCTTGCTAAGCAGCTTTGATAAGCCAACGAAGAGCAGCTCTTCTTACGCACGCATGTATGCATCTGAGAATAAGGTAATTAGCACAAACGTTGCTTCATTAGAAGATATACCGAAGAGTCTTCAACAAGACCATGATCGAAGAATTTCTGCAATCGTCTTCATTGACGACATCATAGCATCGGGTGGTTCTATTATTGATGGAATTGAAAGACTGAACCAGCTATGTGGAGAAACTATTGCAGAGAGAAACATTAAAGTTGTTATTTCTACTATCTGTGGCCTTGAGTCGGGAAGAGAAGCAGTCGAGAGCAAGGTTGAAAAGGCAATACCATTTAAAGTTGAAATATACATGTGTGATACGCTTAATGATTCCAACAGATGTTTCACTGAAGCATCATCAATTTTTGATGACGAGGCGGAAAGGCAAAAAGCAAAAGAAATTGCACATAGATATGGCGTTAAGATTCAGAAAAAGCAGCCTCTTGGCTTCGATGGTGGTCAACTTCTAATTGTCTTTTATGATACTTGTCCTAACAATTCCTTACCAATATTATGGTGTAATGTAGAATCCTCATGGACGCCACTTTTTAGAAGATTCTAA
- a CDS encoding putative toxin-antitoxin system toxin component, PIN family: protein MRYTVVFDTNILISALLSTRSNPFRCLALAKIGKIESVTCQEILDEFADKLLVKFKFSQEMTQTAVAEIPSFSRLVKISQTLKAVDADPDDDMIVECAVVGSATHIITGDKHLLSMGKYDSIEIVNAADFIALSNML from the coding sequence GTGCGATACACAGTCGTTTTCGATACCAACATCTTGATATCGGCCCTGCTATCCACAAGGAGCAATCCATTTCGCTGCCTAGCCCTTGCTAAGATCGGCAAAATTGAGTCTGTCACCTGTCAAGAAATTCTGGACGAATTTGCCGATAAATTGCTTGTCAAATTCAAGTTTTCTCAAGAAATGACACAAACCGCCGTTGCAGAAATTCCTAGTTTCTCTCGATTAGTCAAAATATCGCAAACCCTAAAAGCAGTCGATGCCGATCCAGATGATGACATGATAGTTGAATGTGCTGTCGTTGGTAGCGCAACTCACATTATCACTGGTGATAAACATCTCCTCTCAATGGGAAAATACGACTCAATCGAAATCGTTAACGCTGCTGATTTCATTGCTTTATCGAATATGCTTTAG
- a CDS encoding oxidoreductase produces MDKIRFATVWLAGCSGCHMSFLDLDEFLIDLADLVEVVYSPVGCDLKDYPDNVDVCLVEGAVANEDNLELIYEVRRKTKVLISFGDCAVTANVPAMRNMLRNSAEGVLKRGYLELADENAQLPHAPGIVPELMDRVTPVHEIVPVDIFMPGCPPSADRIRATIEPLLHGQQPDMVGREMIKFG; encoded by the coding sequence ATGGACAAGATAAGGTTTGCCACGGTATGGCTGGCGGGTTGTTCGGGCTGCCACATGTCGTTTTTGGATTTGGATGAATTTTTAATTGACCTGGCCGACCTGGTGGAGGTGGTCTATAGCCCCGTGGGCTGCGACCTGAAGGACTATCCCGACAATGTGGATGTGTGCCTAGTAGAAGGGGCGGTGGCCAACGAAGACAACCTGGAGTTGATCTACGAAGTGCGCCGCAAAACCAAGGTTTTGATCTCCTTTGGGGATTGTGCGGTAACGGCCAACGTGCCCGCCATGCGGAATATGCTGCGCAACAGTGCTGAGGGCGTGCTCAAGCGCGGCTACCTGGAACTGGCGGACGAAAACGCCCAGCTTCCCCATGCTCCGGGCATCGTGCCGGAACTGATGGATCGGGTCACCCCCGTCCACGAGATCGTCCCCGTGGATATCTTTATGCCCGGTTGTCCTCCCTCTGCCGATCGCATCCGGGCTACCATTGAACCGCTACTCCACGGGCAACAGCCCGATATGGTAGGACGCGAAATGATTAAATTCGGATAG
- a CDS encoding M15 family metallopeptidase, with protein MKPYHAIPIKDCGEPLVVIPPESFALVYPHPYQRLGAPYGHQSPYQLRAGVLRALQNAQGWLQRQQPRWRIQIFDAYRPIAVQQFMVNHTLEELRQRRYPNQASLSEDQHRTLMAEVIQFWAIPSNDPRTPPPHSTGAAVDICLVDATGDPIPMGSPIDEISERSWPDFFADKADPEAQRFHHHRQVLHQAMTTAGFCRHPKEWWHFSLGDQLWAWLQREANPSQPAIACYGRAEDGA; from the coding sequence ATGAAGCCCTATCATGCCATTCCCATCAAGGACTGCGGTGAGCCGCTGGTTGTGATTCCACCGGAGAGCTTTGCCCTCGTCTATCCTCACCCCTACCAGCGGCTTGGGGCACCCTACGGCCATCAGTCTCCCTATCAATTAAGGGCTGGGGTTTTACGGGCTCTTCAGAATGCCCAAGGCTGGCTTCAGCGGCAACAGCCCCGGTGGCGGATTCAAATTTTTGACGCCTACCGTCCCATTGCGGTGCAGCAGTTTATGGTTAACCACACCTTAGAGGAACTGCGGCAGCGGCGCTATCCCAATCAGGCATCTCTTAGCGAGGATCAGCACCGTACGCTGATGGCTGAGGTCATTCAGTTTTGGGCGATTCCCAGCAATGACCCACGCACGCCACCGCCCCACAGCACCGGGGCGGCGGTTGATATCTGTCTCGTAGATGCCACAGGCGACCCTATCCCCATGGGGTCGCCCATTGATGAAATTTCTGAGCGATCTTGGCCCGACTTTTTTGCAGATAAGGCCGACCCCGAGGCCCAGCGCTTTCACCACCATCGCCAGGTTCTTCACCAGGCGATGACTACGGCTGGCTTCTGTCGCCATCCCAAGGAATGGTGGCATTTTTCCTTGGGCGATCAACTTTGGGCATGGCTTCAGCGAGAGGCTAACCCCAGCCAGCCTGCCATTGCCTGCTACGGTCGAGCTGAGGATGGGGCCTAG
- a CDS encoding Calvin cycle protein CP12, which produces MSVDSKEFNEELQKAIDYAHQVTAEKGETSPEAAAAWDAVEEMRAEVSHQHQKPKQTGFDKYLEENPDAIEGLMYDS; this is translated from the coding sequence ATGAGCGTTGACAGCAAAGAGTTCAATGAAGAACTGCAAAAGGCCATCGACTATGCCCACCAGGTAACGGCAGAGAAGGGCGAAACCTCCCCCGAAGCCGCCGCCGCCTGGGATGCCGTCGAAGAGATGCGGGCCGAAGTGTCTCACCAGCACCAAAAGCCCAAGCAAACGGGCTTCGACAAGTACCTCGAAGAAAACCCCGATGCCATCGAAGGCTTGATGTACGACAGCTAA
- the hoxU gene encoding bidirectional hydrogenase complex protein HoxU: protein MAVNTLNIDGKDIAVEAGTSILDAAQEAGVAIPKLCHLEGVTPVGACRLCLVEIEGMNKMLPACVTEVWEGMVIHTQTPKLQEYRRMTVELIFAEGNHVCSICVANGNCELQDVAIEVGMDHSRFPYRFPDRGVDLSHPLFGIDHNRCILCTRCVRVCDEVEGAHVWDVGNRGAACYIVSGLDQPWGEVDACTSCGKCVDACPTGAIFKQGSTTGEKQADAEKLEFLSTAREKHQWTR, encoded by the coding sequence ATGGCCGTAAACACCCTAAATATTGATGGCAAAGACATTGCCGTGGAGGCGGGCACCAGCATTTTGGATGCCGCCCAGGAAGCTGGCGTGGCCATCCCCAAGCTCTGCCACCTGGAGGGCGTGACTCCGGTGGGGGCCTGTCGCCTCTGCCTGGTGGAAATTGAGGGCATGAACAAGATGCTGCCCGCCTGCGTGACGGAGGTGTGGGAGGGCATGGTGATCCACACCCAAACGCCCAAGCTGCAAGAGTATCGCCGCATGACGGTGGAGCTGATTTTTGCCGAGGGCAACCACGTTTGCTCCATCTGCGTGGCCAATGGCAACTGCGAATTGCAGGATGTGGCCATCGAAGTGGGCATGGATCACAGCCGTTTCCCCTACCGTTTCCCGGATCGCGGCGTCGATCTCTCCCATCCCCTCTTCGGCATTGACCACAACCGCTGTATTCTCTGCACCCGCTGCGTTCGCGTTTGCGACGAGGTGGAGGGTGCCCACGTTTGGGATGTGGGCAATCGGGGCGCGGCTTGTTACATTGTCTCCGGGTTGGATCAACCTTGGGGCGAGGTGGACGCCTGTACCTCCTGTGGCAAATGCGTGGATGCCTGCCCGACGGGGGCCATCTTTAAGCAAGGCAGCACCACGGGCGAAAAACAGGCCGACGCCGAGAAGCTCGAATTTCTATCCACCGCACGGGAGAAGCATCAATGGACAAGATAA
- a CDS encoding type II toxin-antitoxin system HicA family toxin, giving the protein MPRKIREFKAQISREGFVYLPKRGRGSHERWRHPLLGKTLTIPGKDGDDVPLYLEKQLTTLLAELETLRNEENP; this is encoded by the coding sequence ATGCCTAGAAAAATTCGAGAATTCAAAGCCCAGATTTCTCGTGAAGGATTTGTCTACCTGCCCAAACGAGGAAGAGGAAGCCATGAACGCTGGCGACATCCACTCCTCGGAAAAACACTAACAATACCCGGCAAAGACGGCGACGACGTACCACTTTACCTAGAAAAACAACTCACAACCCTGCTTGCTGAACTAGAAACCCTAAGAAATGAGGAAAACCCATGA
- a CDS encoding Ni/Fe hydrogenase subunit alpha, with product MAKTVVIDPVTRIEGHAKISVFLDDAGNVSNAQFHVVEYRGFEKFCEGRPYTEMAGITARICGICPVSHLICSAKTGDKILAVKIPETADKLRRLMNLGQLTQSHALSFFHLSSPDFLLGWDSDPAKRNVFGLIAADPDLARAGIRLRQFGQKVIEILGGRKIHAAWTVPGGVREPLSAEGRAWIVDRLPESFETIRKALDIFKGLINGPMKEEVEVFGEFPSLFMGLVSKDGLWEHYDGHLRFSDSSGNIVADNLSEDDYQTFLGEAVESWSYLKFPYYKPMGYPDGIYRVGPLARLNVCDRIGTPQADAELQNLRDYAGGVPTSSFLYHYARLVEILACLEHIQILMDDPDILSTRVRAHAGVNALEAVGVSEAPRGTLFHHYKVDDNGLIEKVNLIIATGQNNLAMNKTVTQIAKHYIHSEDIPEGFLNRVEAGIRCYDPCLSCSTHAAGQMPLHVQLVAADGGVIREVYR from the coding sequence ATGGCAAAAACCGTAGTCATCGACCCCGTCACTCGCATTGAAGGCCACGCCAAAATTTCGGTCTTTTTGGATGATGCGGGCAACGTATCCAATGCCCAGTTCCATGTGGTGGAATACCGGGGGTTTGAAAAGTTCTGCGAAGGCCGTCCCTACACTGAAATGGCCGGAATTACCGCCCGCATCTGCGGCATTTGCCCCGTCAGCCACCTGATTTGCTCCGCCAAAACCGGAGACAAAATCCTGGCGGTGAAAATCCCCGAAACCGCCGACAAACTGCGCCGCCTGATGAACCTGGGCCAACTCACCCAGTCCCACGCCCTTTCTTTCTTCCATCTCAGCAGCCCCGACTTTTTGCTGGGCTGGGATAGCGACCCCGCCAAACGCAACGTCTTTGGCCTCATCGCCGCTGACCCCGACCTGGCCCGCGCCGGAATTCGTCTGCGCCAGTTTGGCCAAAAGGTGATCGAAATCCTCGGCGGTCGCAAAATCCACGCCGCCTGGACAGTCCCCGGTGGCGTCCGCGAACCCCTCAGCGCAGAAGGCCGCGCCTGGATCGTAGACCGTCTGCCCGAATCCTTCGAGACCATCCGCAAAGCCCTGGACATCTTCAAAGGTCTCATCAACGGCCCCATGAAGGAAGAAGTGGAGGTCTTCGGCGAATTTCCCTCCCTGTTCATGGGTCTCGTCAGCAAGGACGGCCTGTGGGAACACTACGACGGCCACCTGCGCTTCTCCGACAGCAGCGGCAACATCGTCGCCGATAACCTGAGTGAAGACGACTACCAAACCTTCCTCGGCGAAGCGGTGGAAAGCTGGTCTTACCTCAAGTTTCCCTACTACAAACCCATGGGCTACCCCGACGGCATCTACCGCGTCGGCCCCCTGGCACGGCTCAACGTGTGCGACCGCATCGGCACCCCCCAAGCCGACGCCGAACTGCAAAACCTGCGCGATTACGCGGGCGGCGTACCCACCTCCTCTTTCCTCTACCACTACGCCCGCCTGGTGGAAATCCTCGCCTGCCTAGAGCACATCCAAATCCTGATGGATGACCCCGATATCCTCTCCACCCGCGTCCGCGCCCACGCCGGAGTGAATGCCCTAGAAGCGGTCGGCGTCAGCGAAGCCCCCCGTGGCACCCTCTTCCACCACTACAAAGTAGACGACAACGGCCTGATCGAAAAGGTAAACCTGATCATCGCCACGGGCCAAAACAACCTGGCCATGAACAAAACCGTCACCCAAATCGCCAAACACTACATCCACAGCGAAGATATCCCCGAAGGCTTCCTCAACCGCGTCGAAGCCGGAATCCGCTGCTACGACCCCTGCCTCTCCTGCTCCACCCACGCCGCAGGGCAAATGCCCCTCCATGTGCAGTTGGTCGCTGCCGATGGGGGCGTGATTCGGGAGGTGTATCGGTAG
- a CDS encoding medium chain dehydrogenase/reductase family protein, protein MSYQRVIIPRHGNAEVLQLIEEAELPFPQPDQVRLRVLAVGAAYTDVLIREGMYPGIPKPPFSPGYEVVGEIDQLGEAVTGFTVGQRVVALTVTGGYSESLCVAADELVPLPDGVDANEAACLVLQYVTAYQLIHRVAKLQAGQRVLIHGAGGGVGTALLEIGQILGLEMYGTASATKHDLVRQLGGIPIDYQHEDFVERVRTLSQNGVDAVFDGIGGGHLWPSYQTLAPGGHLLSYGFSAAMQSRQRQLMVAATFGLMTALKVRPDGKRVSFYSITGLKQSHPDWFKQDLAILLDWLAAGRVRPVIAQRLPLREAVAAHQLLDRGAVAGQLVLVCTGEGA, encoded by the coding sequence ATGAGTTATCAGCGTGTGATCATCCCCCGCCACGGGAACGCCGAGGTGCTGCAACTGATCGAGGAGGCCGAATTGCCCTTCCCCCAGCCCGACCAGGTGCGGCTGCGGGTGTTGGCGGTGGGTGCGGCCTATACGGATGTGCTGATTCGCGAAGGGATGTATCCCGGCATTCCCAAGCCGCCTTTTTCTCCAGGCTACGAAGTGGTGGGCGAAATTGACCAACTGGGGGAAGCGGTCACGGGCTTTACCGTCGGTCAACGAGTCGTCGCGCTCACTGTCACCGGGGGCTATAGCGAATCCCTCTGTGTGGCGGCGGACGAACTGGTGCCCCTGCCCGACGGGGTAGATGCCAACGAAGCGGCCTGTTTGGTGCTGCAATACGTCACGGCGTATCAGTTGATCCACCGGGTCGCCAAACTGCAAGCAGGACAGCGGGTGCTGATCCACGGGGCGGGGGGCGGCGTGGGTACGGCGCTGTTGGAAATCGGCCAAATCCTAGGACTAGAAATGTACGGGACGGCCTCTGCCACTAAGCACGATCTCGTGCGGCAGTTAGGGGGCATTCCCATCGATTACCAGCACGAGGACTTTGTTGAGCGAGTCCGTACCCTCAGTCAAAACGGCGTGGATGCGGTGTTTGACGGCATTGGCGGCGGGCATCTGTGGCCGTCCTACCAAACCCTGGCCCCCGGTGGGCATCTGCTGAGCTACGGCTTTTCGGCGGCGATGCAGAGTCGGCAGCGGCAGCTTATGGTTGCCGCGACCTTTGGGTTGATGACCGCCCTCAAAGTTCGGCCCGATGGCAAACGGGTCTCGTTTTACAGCATTACCGGACTGAAGCAATCCCATCCCGACTGGTTTAAGCAGGATCTCGCCATTCTGCTGGACTGGCTGGCGGCGGGGCGCGTTCGTCCGGTGATTGCCCAGCGGTTGCCCCTGCGGGAGGCCGTGGCGGCTCACCAGTTGCTCGACCGGGGGGCGGTGGCGGGACAGTTGGTTTTGGTTTGTACTGGCGAAGGAGCTTAA
- a CDS encoding DUF2442 domain-containing protein, whose product MTSLTIDLMDLPVIQAIEITDDSLSVDLSDGRTITVPLAWYPRLLHSSPEERQTWRLIGNGSGIHWPHLDEDISLKNIILGQPSEESQASLQRWLTQRQSLVE is encoded by the coding sequence ATGACTTCTTTAACGATTGATCTAATGGATCTCCCCGTTATTCAAGCCATTGAAATCACAGACGACTCTCTATCCGTCGATCTTTCAGATGGACGTACCATTACTGTCCCCCTAGCTTGGTATCCGCGCCTCCTCCACAGCTCTCCCGAAGAACGCCAAACCTGGCGACTCATCGGCAACGGTTCAGGCATTCACTGGCCGCACCTCGACGAAGATATCAGCCTTAAAAACATTATTTTGGGCCAACCCTCCGAGGAAAGCCAAGCCTCATTGCAACGGTGGCTTACCCAACGTCAATCCTTGGTTGAGTAA